In the genome of Ignavibacteria bacterium, one region contains:
- a CDS encoding glycosyltransferase family 9 protein, with amino-acid sequence MTDMINLNEINKVLIIQTAFLGDVILTLPLVQVLKKHKPGLQIDFLCIPETAGVLKNNPDINEVILYDKRQYKGIGKLFNLTNKLKKNKYDLIISPHRSARSTLITYFTSAKYSIAFDNSAFRSLYKIKIPYQKDIHEIQRNLSLLKPLGINETQIIKPDIYISETERKKIDEIFLQNNISSNDKIISIAPGSAWFTKRFPQEKFLKLIQSLDNQIKIILIGGKDDISIGEYLKSNYPDSNLINLIGKLNILESAEAIRRSQILITNDSAPLHIGNSVETNVYAIFGSTIPQFGFYPFGKNDMVFEINGLACRPCGIHGRTACPLGTLECMNAIDEKNIAEIINKKFK; translated from the coding sequence ATGACTGACATGATTAATCTTAATGAAATAAATAAAGTTTTAATCATACAAACCGCGTTTCTCGGCGATGTAATCCTCACGCTTCCTCTTGTTCAGGTTTTAAAAAAACATAAACCCGGTTTGCAGATTGATTTTCTTTGCATTCCTGAAACTGCCGGCGTTCTTAAAAATAATCCTGATATAAACGAAGTTATTTTATATGACAAGCGTCAATATAAAGGAATAGGGAAGTTATTTAATCTTACCAATAAGCTCAAAAAAAACAAATACGATTTAATCATTTCACCGCACCGCTCGGCACGAAGCACATTGATAACTTATTTTACTTCTGCTAAGTACTCAATTGCATTTGATAATTCTGCTTTCCGCTCATTATATAAAATAAAAATACCATATCAAAAGGACATTCATGAGATTCAGAGAAATCTATCATTGCTAAAACCTCTCGGCATTAACGAAACACAAATCATTAAACCTGATATTTATATAAGTGAAACTGAAAGAAAAAAAATCGATGAAATATTTCTACAAAACAATATTTCATCAAACGATAAGATAATTTCCATCGCACCCGGCTCTGCATGGTTTACAAAACGTTTCCCACAGGAAAAGTTTTTAAAACTTATTCAAAGCTTAGATAATCAGATTAAAATAATTTTAATTGGCGGTAAGGATGACATTTCAATAGGAGAGTATTTGAAGTCAAATTACCCTGATTCAAATTTAATAAACCTGATAGGGAAGTTAAATATTCTCGAATCAGCAGAAGCAATTAGGCGTTCGCAAATTCTTATCACAAACGATTCGGCTCCATTGCATATCGGCAATTCTGTTGAAACCAACGTATATGCAATCTTCGGCTCGACAATTCCGCAGTTCGGATTTTATCCCTTTGGAAAGAATGATATGGTTTTTGAAATTAACGGCTTGGCTTGCCGTCCCTGCGGGATTCACGGTCGAACTGCCTGTCCGCTCGGAAC
- the miaB gene encoding tRNA (N6-isopentenyl adenosine(37)-C2)-methylthiotransferase MiaB: protein MIDLNSLILDNKAKATRQSFDKSDNDKKVYIETYGCQMNYSDTEIVLSVLSKFGYNETTDIHNSDVILLNTCSIRENAETKIFNRLEALKMFKKKNPNMVVGILGCMAERMRKELLENEPIVDLIVGPDEYRKVPHLIDNALETGEKGIAVKLSKVETYDDIVPIRRDGISAWITIMRGCDKFCTYCVVPFTRGRERSRKLSSIVDEAKRLYDEGIKDIWLLGQNVNSYRYEEYDFSDLLANVAKAVPQMRVRYTTSHPYDLSDKLLYTMAEHENICKYIHLPVQSGSDRILKLMNREYSVEHYMNVMKKARKLMPDIGLSTDIISGFPTETEEDHQATMNVMKEVKYDGAYMFTYSRRPNTKAFRMEDDIDPETKTRRLDEIISLQREHSYELYKEQIGKEKEIILETLSKKSDDYYMGRTDCNKSVIVPKHKSFVNENGELVEEKAFNIGDTIKVKITKANSGTLFAEPI from the coding sequence ATGATAGACTTAAACAGCTTAATATTAGATAACAAAGCGAAAGCAACCAGGCAAAGCTTCGATAAATCAGATAACGATAAAAAAGTTTATATCGAAACTTACGGATGCCAGATGAATTATTCCGACACGGAAATAGTTCTGAGCGTTTTGAGCAAGTTCGGATATAACGAAACAACAGACATACATAACTCGGATGTTATTCTACTGAATACCTGTAGCATTCGCGAAAACGCTGAGACAAAAATCTTTAATCGTCTCGAAGCATTGAAGATGTTCAAGAAAAAAAATCCGAACATGGTTGTCGGTATTCTTGGCTGTATGGCAGAACGCATGCGTAAGGAGCTTCTTGAAAACGAACCGATTGTAGATTTAATCGTAGGACCTGATGAATACCGTAAAGTCCCGCATCTTATTGATAATGCTCTCGAGACAGGTGAAAAGGGAATTGCTGTTAAACTTTCTAAAGTTGAAACTTATGATGACATCGTTCCAATCAGACGCGACGGTATTTCCGCATGGATAACCATCATGCGCGGCTGTGATAAGTTCTGCACATATTGCGTTGTGCCGTTCACACGCGGACGCGAGCGCAGCCGAAAGCTTTCGAGCATTGTTGATGAAGCAAAAAGATTATATGATGAAGGCATAAAAGACATCTGGCTTCTTGGTCAGAACGTGAATTCATATCGCTATGAGGAATACGATTTCTCTGACTTGCTTGCCAATGTCGCAAAAGCTGTGCCGCAGATGAGAGTCCGTTATACAACTTCACATCCCTATGACTTATCCGATAAGCTTCTTTATACAATGGCTGAGCATGAAAACATCTGCAAATATATTCACTTGCCTGTGCAGTCAGGTTCTGATAGAATCTTAAAACTAATGAATCGCGAATATTCCGTCGAGCATTACATGAATGTCATGAAAAAAGCTCGTAAGCTCATGCCTGACATCGGTCTTTCGACTGACATAATCAGCGGCTTTCCGACTGAAACCGAAGAAGACCATCAGGCAACAATGAACGTGATGAAAGAAGTTAAATACGACGGCGCTTATATGTTCACTTATTCACGCAGACCGAACACAAAGGCATTTAGAATGGAAGATGACATCGACCCTGAAACCAAAACACGCCGTCTTGATGAAATAATTTCTTTACAGCGTGAGCATTCTTATGAGCTTTATAAAGAGCAAATCGGAAAAGAAAAAGAAATAATACTCGAAACGCTGAGTAAAAAATCCGATGATTACTATATGGGCAGAACAGATTGCAATAAATCCGTTATTGTCCCGAAACATAAAAGTTTTGTAAATGAAAATGGCGAGCTTGTTGAAGAAAAAGCTTTCAATATAGGGGATACTATAAAAGTTAAGATAACAAAAGCTAATTCGGGAACCCTCTTCGCTGAACCCATCTAA
- the dxs gene encoding 1-deoxy-D-xylulose-5-phosphate synthase, producing MEHKDFDLSKTKFLKDIDYPNDLKKLNLMDLRVLADEIREYLMDVISQIGGHLGASLGVVELTLALHYVYNTPDDKLIWDVGHQGYIHKILTGRRDSLKTIRQKDGISGFLKRSESEYDVFGAGHATTSISAALGIATARDFQKRNYKVVAVIGDGSMTGGMAYEAMNNIGLLKKDIVVILNDNKMSIAPNVWAIQNYFTDILTNDTYNKFRGKVWELTGSFDKKTTDRLRHVAAKIEGGLKGVITPGMLFESLGFRYFGPINGHNVVNLVKTLEEIKNFSGPILLHVVTEKGKGPSYADAHPQKIHALTPFDKTTGIEHKKSTVPAYTKIFGTALIELAKKDDKIIGITAAMPDGTGLNHLQKELPDRYFDVGIAEQHGVTFAAGLATEGFTPVCAIYSTFLQRAFDQIIHDVAIQKLPVVFVLDRGGLVGADGPTHHGSFDLSYLRLIPGMVIMAPKDEQELRNMIYTATQYKRGPIALRYPRGNALGVEIKDFEKLEIGKGEIVRKGNDVAILAIGNMVENSMHAAELLEKSGINVEVVNMRFVKPLDKELLLNILERFNKVITIEDNTIKGGFGSAVVEFAAQYNFKNDIMIHGIPDKFIEHGKPEELQAELHLDAKGISETVKSFLAEHKINVKS from the coding sequence ATGGAACATAAAGATTTCGATTTATCAAAGACGAAATTTTTAAAGGATATAGATTATCCTAACGATTTAAAAAAGTTGAACCTCATGGACTTGCGTGTGCTCGCCGATGAGATTCGCGAGTACTTGATGGACGTTATTTCACAAATCGGCGGGCATCTTGGCGCATCGCTTGGCGTTGTCGAGCTTACCCTTGCGCTTCATTATGTTTATAATACTCCCGATGATAAGCTTATCTGGGATGTAGGACATCAGGGATACATTCATAAAATCTTAACCGGCAGACGCGACAGCTTGAAAACCATCCGTCAGAAAGACGGCATCAGCGGTTTCCTCAAACGCAGCGAAAGCGAATACGATGTTTTCGGCGCAGGTCATGCAACAACTTCTATCTCTGCAGCGCTTGGTATTGCAACCGCTCGTGATTTCCAGAAAAGAAATTACAAAGTCGTTGCTGTAATCGGTGACGGCTCAATGACAGGCGGTATGGCTTATGAAGCGATGAACAACATCGGACTACTGAAAAAGGACATAGTCGTAATTTTAAATGATAATAAAATGTCGATTGCTCCAAACGTGTGGGCAATACAAAATTATTTTACCGACATTTTAACTAACGATACTTACAACAAATTCCGCGGAAAAGTCTGGGAGCTTACGGGTTCATTTGATAAAAAAACAACCGACCGTTTGCGTCACGTTGCTGCAAAAATCGAAGGCGGACTAAAAGGCGTTATCACTCCGGGAATGTTGTTTGAGTCTCTCGGCTTCAGATATTTCGGACCAATCAACGGACACAACGTAGTTAACCTTGTAAAAACTTTAGAAGAAATTAAAAATTTCTCAGGACCTATTCTTCTTCACGTTGTAACTGAAAAAGGAAAAGGACCTTCTTATGCAGATGCGCATCCGCAGAAGATTCACGCATTGACACCATTTGATAAGACAACAGGCATTGAACATAAAAAATCTACTGTTCCTGCATATACAAAAATTTTCGGAACAGCATTAATCGAGCTTGCAAAAAAAGACGATAAGATAATCGGTATTACTGCTGCTATGCCTGACGGAACGGGATTAAACCATTTGCAAAAAGAATTGCCTGACAGATACTTCGATGTTGGAATAGCTGAACAGCACGGCGTTACATTTGCCGCAGGACTTGCAACGGAAGGATTTACACCTGTTTGCGCAATTTATTCAACATTCTTGCAGAGAGCTTTTGACCAGATTATTCACGATGTGGCAATTCAGAAATTACCTGTAGTTTTTGTTCTTGATAGAGGCGGACTTGTCGGCGCTGACGGACCAACGCATCACGGTTCATTTGATTTGAGCTACCTGCGTTTAATTCCTGGTATGGTAATCATGGCTCCGAAAGACGAACAGGAGCTTCGCAATATGATTTATACCGCAACGCAGTATAAACGCGGACCGATTGCTCTCCGTTATCCTCGCGGAAACGCACTTGGTGTCGAGATAAAAGATTTTGAAAAGCTTGAAATCGGAAAAGGTGAAATCGTCAGAAAGGGAAATGATGTTGCAATTCTTGCAATAGGAAACATGGTTGAAAATTCAATGCATGCTGCAGAGCTTCTTGAAAAATCAGGCATCAATGTCGAAGTCGTTAATATGCGTTTTGTGAAACCTTTGGACAAAGAATTATTGTTAAATATACTGGAACGCTTTAACAAAGTTATCACGATTGAAGATAACACTATTAAAGGCGGATTCGGAAGCGCGGTAGTTGAGTTTGCAGCGCAGTATAATTTCAAAAATGATATTATGATACACGGCATTCCTGATAAATTCATCGAACACGGAAAACCTGAGGAGCTTCAGGCAGAGCTTCATCTCGATGCAAAGGGAATTTCTGAAACGGTTAAATCATTTTTAGCTGAACACAAAATTAATGTTAAAAGCTAA
- the xseB gene encoding exodeoxyribonuclease VII small subunit, with the protein MAKQSKDTESFEYNYKRLQDIVEKLESEVDDASLDKIMEYYQEGLKLINSCRSKLKDAELKIEKINSEFNKK; encoded by the coding sequence ATGGCGAAACAATCAAAAGACACAGAATCGTTTGAGTATAATTACAAACGTTTACAGGATATTGTAGAAAAGCTTGAAAGCGAAGTTGATGATGCTTCGCTCGATAAAATAATGGAATATTATCAGGAAGGATTGAAGCTGATAAATTCCTGCCGCTCTAAGTTAAAAGACGCAGAGCTTAAAATAGAAAAAATAAATTCCGAATTTAATAAAAAATAA
- the xseA gene encoding exodeoxyribonuclease VII large subunit, whose amino-acid sequence MELPIKTSETPITVSELSRRIKSLLEYEFQYIFVTGEISNCKKHIPSGNFYFVVKDDKSQVSAVMWNSRSVKLGFEPKDGQRVVIKGRISLYETRGTYQIDVFEMHQAGLGELQMAFEMLKQKLFDEGLFDEARKKPLPEFPENVVIITSETGAVIEDFKRIAKKRFPASKITLIPATVQGTTTAKNVIKALKFAQNLSYKIDVICIARGGGSIEDLWGFNDEALARAICDCMIPVVSAIGHEIDFTICDFVADIRAATPSAAAELIFPDKNDYLERIKQSEYLIKKIVSGKINNLGEYLDGLKNNYFFNKPIDILNDYKMKLDDCEDELKNLTTEKFSAIKNDLNYIEKILFNISPQNTLKRGYSLVKKNGKYVSNSDELVLFDRVKIQFKDGENDAEIIS is encoded by the coding sequence ATGGAATTGCCAATCAAAACTTCCGAAACTCCCATAACAGTCAGTGAGTTATCCAGACGAATAAAATCCCTGCTTGAATATGAATTTCAATATATATTCGTAACGGGTGAAATTTCGAACTGCAAAAAACATATTCCATCGGGAAATTTTTATTTTGTAGTCAAAGACGACAAGTCGCAGGTAAGCGCAGTTATGTGGAACTCGCGAAGCGTCAAGCTTGGATTCGAGCCCAAAGACGGACAGCGCGTCGTCATCAAAGGACGCATTTCTCTTTATGAAACCCGCGGGACATACCAGATTGATGTTTTCGAAATGCACCAGGCAGGACTCGGCGAGCTTCAGATGGCATTCGAAATGCTCAAGCAAAAACTTTTCGATGAAGGACTTTTCGATGAAGCAAGAAAAAAACCTCTTCCCGAGTTTCCCGAAAACGTTGTCATCATAACTTCCGAAACCGGCGCAGTCATCGAGGACTTCAAGCGCATAGCAAAAAAACGTTTCCCTGCATCGAAAATTACTCTCATTCCCGCAACCGTTCAGGGAACAACCACCGCAAAAAACGTAATCAAAGCTCTGAAGTTTGCTCAAAACCTAAGCTACAAAATCGACGTAATTTGTATAGCACGCGGAGGCGGTTCGATTGAGGATTTATGGGGATTTAACGATGAAGCCCTCGCGCGGGCAATTTGCGACTGTATGATTCCTGTCGTGAGCGCAATCGGACATGAAATCGACTTCACAATATGCGATTTTGTAGCGGATATTCGTGCTGCTACGCCTTCCGCGGCGGCGGAATTGATATTCCCCGATAAAAATGATTATCTTGAAAGAATAAAGCAATCTGAGTATCTTATAAAGAAGATAGTTAGCGGAAAAATCAATAACTTAGGTGAATATCTTGACGGCTTAAAAAACAATTATTTTTTCAATAAGCCAATCGACATTTTGAATGATTATAAAATGAAACTTGATGACTGTGAGGATGAGTTAAAGAACCTGACAACCGAAAAGTTCAGCGCTATCAAAAACGACTTAAATTACATCGAAAAGATTTTATTCAATATCTCTCCGCAAAATACTCTCAAGCGCGGTTATTCACTCGTTAAGAAAAACGGTAAATATGTTTCAAATTCAGATGAGCTTGTTTTGTTCGACCGCGTGAAAATTCAGTTCAAAGACGGCGAAAATGACGCGGAGATAATTTCGTAA
- a CDS encoding T9SS type A sorting domain-containing protein: MKKIITILFLFIIAVSNESFSQNWTVMESPNPSSVRNILRGVGFISSNDGWAVGVSGETQSKTLALHWNGINWSTVNSPSPGSEYNELYAVQGLSSNDVYAVGNYAGIPATPQMLIIHWDGSSWSQISTPVITGGSSLECILAFGPDDIYAGGYQAIGAPGPLVGNLIVHWNGSSLNIESVPNQATNRTNMITDIKGVSTNDVWAVGYSRNFGENFQAMVLHKTGSTWNLVSVPQPGAENFLYSIDVISPNDIWAVGEYNDGTQYFPLYLHYNGSTWTSVSSPGGGAGIVHNSANDIWSVGSSFVHYDGNTWNTVSAAIPFQGNMLDISRVTSSDMWAVGRYYDGDVPKTLIMHYGKSTGIGPTSNIVSKDFMLYQNYPNPFNPATTISFNIPSKTFVTVKVYDALGKELETLVSKELSAGFYERNWNAENLASGIYYYSVITNNFTDTKKMILLK, encoded by the coding sequence ATGAAAAAGATAATTACAATATTATTTCTGTTTATAATAGCAGTCAGCAATGAAAGTTTTTCACAGAACTGGACTGTGATGGAAAGTCCAAATCCAAGTTCCGTCCGTAATATTTTAAGAGGAGTGGGATTCATAAGTTCTAATGACGGTTGGGCAGTTGGAGTATCAGGTGAAACCCAATCAAAGACTTTAGCTTTGCATTGGAACGGCATCAATTGGTCAACAGTTAACTCACCAAGTCCCGGTTCGGAGTATAACGAATTATATGCAGTTCAAGGATTGTCTTCCAATGATGTTTATGCAGTAGGAAATTATGCAGGGATTCCTGCAACTCCTCAGATGCTAATAATACATTGGGATGGCTCTTCGTGGTCACAGATAAGCACACCTGTAATTACAGGCGGAAGCAGCTTGGAATGCATTTTAGCTTTTGGTCCCGATGATATTTATGCAGGCGGTTATCAAGCTATAGGAGCGCCCGGTCCTTTAGTTGGCAATTTGATAGTTCATTGGAACGGTTCAAGCTTGAACATTGAATCTGTTCCAAACCAGGCAACCAATAGAACTAACATGATAACAGATATTAAGGGTGTATCAACAAATGATGTATGGGCAGTAGGTTATTCAAGAAATTTTGGTGAAAATTTTCAAGCAATGGTGCTGCATAAAACCGGTTCAACCTGGAATCTTGTATCAGTTCCTCAGCCCGGAGCTGAAAATTTCTTGTACAGTATTGATGTTATTTCACCCAATGACATTTGGGCTGTAGGTGAATACAATGACGGCACTCAGTATTTCCCATTATATTTGCATTATAATGGAAGCACATGGACTTCGGTCAGTAGTCCGGGCGGAGGTGCAGGAATTGTTCATAACTCAGCAAATGATATTTGGTCAGTGGGTTCATCGTTTGTTCATTATGACGGAAACACCTGGAATACGGTAAGTGCAGCTATACCTTTTCAAGGAAATATGTTAGATATTTCAAGAGTAACATCTTCGGATATGTGGGCTGTAGGTAGATATTACGACGGAGATGTGCCAAAAACTCTGATAATGCATTATGGAAAGTCAACAGGTATTGGACCAACATCAAATATAGTTTCAAAGGATTTCATGTTATACCAAAATTATCCTAATCCATTTAATCCGGCTACAACCATTTCATTTAATATTCCATCAAAAACATTTGTAACAGTAAAAGTTTATGATGCATTAGGAAAAGAATTAGAAACGTTAGTTTCTAAAGAATTGTCAGCAGGATTTTATGAAAGAAATTGGAATGCAGAAAATTTAGCCAGCGGAATTTATTATTATTCAGTGATAACAAATAATTTTACTGATACAAAGAAAATGATTTTGTTAAAGTAG
- a CDS encoding YetF domain-containing protein, whose product MNEFLFVILKTIGIYILILVCLRLLGKKGIAELSAADLVLIIIIGEGISTMIPQETGFGGVVIYVIALSAANYGIEYWAFKSKKFNKILEGEPVILIRKGKMMKRNMDKERVTLENLKEALRTKGVSHVDEVDLAILETDGEISVIPVKSMVTESSEKN is encoded by the coding sequence ATGAATGAATTTTTATTTGTAATATTAAAGACAATCGGCATATACATTCTGATATTAGTTTGTTTGCGTTTACTCGGAAAAAAAGGAATTGCCGAATTATCTGCAGCTGATTTAGTTCTGATTATAATTATAGGTGAAGGAATCAGCACAATGATTCCACAAGAGACAGGGTTTGGCGGAGTTGTTATTTATGTCATTGCTCTTTCGGCAGCTAATTACGGAATCGAATATTGGGCTTTTAAATCGAAAAAGTTTAATAAGATACTTGAAGGAGAACCGGTAATACTGATTCGCAAAGGAAAAATGATGAAGAGAAATATGGATAAAGAAAGAGTAACACTTGAAAATTTAAAAGAAGCATTGAGAACAAAAGGAGTTTCGCATGTGGATGAAGTGGATTTGGCAATTTTAGAAACAGACGGTGAAATCAGCGTAATACCCGTTAAATCTATGGTAACGGAAAGTTCAGAGAAGAATTAA
- a CDS encoding sigma-70 family RNA polymerase sigma factor: protein MNPETKVKLSEESNINSTEDENLNEDEFNESEPDNLSEEDLKQLKKDFENEALPHMSLLHNYAYRMCNSQLDADDLVQETYLRAYRFFHKFEKGTNCKAWLFRIMKNLFINKYRKNQKEPGKVDYEDIENFYDSIKSERVDSTDLQEKMFANTLDDEVITALNSLQDDFKTVVILCDLEGLSYEEIAEFVQCPIGTVRSRLHRGRKMLQQKLLEYARDKGFDVKKALED from the coding sequence TTGAACCCTGAAACAAAAGTTAAATTATCCGAGGAATCGAACATAAATTCAACCGAGGATGAAAACCTAAACGAGGATGAGTTTAATGAGTCCGAACCCGACAATCTATCGGAAGAAGACTTAAAGCAGCTCAAAAAGGACTTCGAAAATGAAGCTCTTCCTCATATGTCACTGCTGCACAATTATGCATATAGAATGTGCAATAGCCAGCTTGACGCAGATGACCTCGTACAGGAGACATATTTGCGCGCATACAGATTCTTTCATAAATTTGAGAAAGGAACTAATTGCAAAGCGTGGCTGTTTAGGATAATGAAAAATTTGTTTATCAACAAGTACCGGAAAAACCAGAAAGAACCCGGAAAAGTTGACTATGAGGACATAGAGAATTTTTATGACAGCATAAAGTCAGAGCGAGTAGATTCAACAGACCTTCAGGAGAAAATGTTTGCGAATACTCTTGATGATGAAGTAATCACTGCTCTGAATTCGCTGCAGGACGATTTCAAAACAGTAGTTATTTTATGCGACCTTGAGGGACTAAGCTACGAAGAGATAGCGGAGTTCGTTCAATGCCCGATAGGGACTGTCCGCAGCCGTCTTCATAGAGGGAGAAAGATGCTTCAGCAAAAGTTATTGGAATATGCACGCGACAAGGGCTTCGATGTAAAAAAAGCTTTAGAGGATTAA
- a CDS encoding TlpA disulfide reductase family protein gives MKYFNFLFVALLSGFLISCGTNDKNTTTTTNNNNNTTNTTTNNQTTQTPKSTTGQIAAVSSVQPSTGKNVAPNFTWTADGKSASLNDLKGNVVFVNLWATWCGPCKAEMPDLSEISQELNGKNFKMLGVSVFEQEDGAVQSFLQKNPVSYQILTGNDDLVSAFSKAINKDINAIPMTLIIDKDGNIVEAIEGKRSKEEFLKMINKYLV, from the coding sequence ATGAAATATTTTAATTTCTTATTCGTTGCATTGCTCAGTGGTTTTTTAATTTCATGCGGCACTAATGACAAAAACACGACAACTACTACTAACAATAATAACAACACGACTAATACCACTACAAATAATCAGACCACGCAGACTCCTAAATCCACAACAGGTCAGATAGCAGCTGTTTCATCAGTTCAGCCGTCAACAGGCAAGAACGTTGCTCCGAATTTCACATGGACAGCAGACGGAAAAAGCGCTTCATTAAATGACCTCAAAGGCAATGTTGTATTCGTTAACCTTTGGGCAACATGGTGCGGACCATGCAAAGCAGAGATGCCTGACCTTTCTGAAATTTCTCAGGAGCTTAACGGTAAAAATTTCAAGATGCTCGGAGTGAGCGTATTTGAGCAGGAAGACGGAGCAGTCCAAAGCTTCTTACAGAAGAATCCTGTTTCATACCAGATTTTAACCGGCAATGATGATTTAGTCAGCGCTTTCAGTAAAGCAATCAACAAAGATATTAATGCTATCCCTATGACGCTGATAATCGATAAAGACGGAAACATTGTAGAAGCAATTGAAGGGAAAAGAAGCAAGGAAGAGTTTTTGAAAATGATTAATAAATATCTCGTTTAA
- a CDS encoding 1-deoxy-D-xylulose-5-phosphate reductoisomerase encodes MNKKISILGSTGSIGVNTLNVIKNLNSNGYGIEIVYLTVNKNIDELSAQIKEFKPKGVVITDEKAYSDFLNAGKFKDIEVLKGDEALVEICKRDDYDILVSSLVGFAGLMPTIEAVKKGKRVALANKETLVAGGKIIYDLAAKHKSEILPIDSEHSAILQCLTGEDTSGDNSTISKLILTASGGPFRNLDKKDFKNISIEQALNHPNWKMGRKITIDSATLMNKGLEVIEAKWLFNLDVDQIEILVHPQSIIHSMVEFVDGSIKAQLGIPDMRIPIQYAITFPERIQSDFPRMDFRKYNTLCFEEPDFDKFECLKIAYDVIKQGGTYPTVMNAANEIAIELFLNSKVKFTDIPAIIKNSLDSHKNLKDFEVEDILYIDKNTRNDVFMKYSN; translated from the coding sequence ATGAATAAAAAAATTTCAATATTAGGTTCGACCGGTTCGATTGGCGTTAATACTTTAAACGTCATAAAAAACCTTAATTCTAACGGTTATGGTATAGAAATTGTATATTTAACCGTTAACAAAAATATTGATGAATTATCCGCTCAAATAAAAGAATTTAAGCCAAAAGGTGTTGTAATAACAGATGAAAAGGCATATTCTGATTTTTTAAATGCAGGAAAGTTTAAAGATATAGAAGTTCTTAAAGGTGATGAAGCATTAGTTGAAATATGCAAGCGTGATGATTACGACATTCTTGTAAGCTCGCTTGTCGGGTTTGCAGGTTTGATGCCGACAATTGAAGCAGTGAAAAAAGGAAAGCGTGTTGCGCTTGCTAACAAAGAGACTCTCGTAGCAGGCGGAAAGATTATTTATGATTTGGCTGCAAAGCATAAATCAGAAATACTTCCGATTGACAGTGAGCATTCTGCAATACTTCAGTGTCTTACTGGTGAAGATACTTCAGGTGATAATTCGACAATATCAAAATTAATTTTAACTGCATCCGGAGGACCGTTCAGAAATTTAGATAAAAAAGATTTCAAGAATATTTCAATCGAGCAAGCGCTTAATCATCCTAACTGGAAGATGGGCAGAAAAATCACGATTGATTCCGCGACATTAATGAACAAAGGACTCGAAGTCATTGAAGCAAAATGGCTTTTCAATTTAGATGTTGACCAGATTGAAATTCTTGTTCACCCGCAGTCAATCATTCATTCAATGGTTGAATTTGTCGATGGCTCGATTAAGGCGCAACTCGGAATTCCCGATATGCGTATCCCTATACAGTATGCCATTACATTTCCCGAGAGAATCCAATCGGATTTCCCGAGGATGGATTTCAGGAAATATAATACTTTATGTTTCGAGGAGCCTGATTTTGACAAGTTTGAATGCCTGAAAATTGCTTATGACGTTATCAAGCAGGGAGGCACGTATCCCACGGTTATGAACGCCGCAAATGAAATTGCAATCGAACTTTTCCTCAATTCTAAGGTAAAATTTACAGATATCCCGGCTATTATCAAAAATAGTCTTGATAGTCATAAAAATCTAAAGGATTTTGAAGTAGAAGATATATTATATATTGATAAAAACACTAGAAATGATGTTTTTATGAAGTACTCAAATTAA